A part of Gloeocapsa sp. PCC 73106 genomic DNA contains:
- a CDS encoding choice-of-anchor Q domain-containing protein — MATGCNTGGVVNTPLAFTEEVLASYPGVLASFTVSSTNDSGDGSLREAIALANERVGADVIEFDASLTGEMISLTSGELLISDELEITGLGAENLTIDGQGNSRIFKIDNDNEDLQIRAEIEGLTITGGRTIEQESGAGIFNNEALILSDSVISGNTSNSRGGGIYTAGELTVNNSEIDNNIALTYGGAIGFSGSNNTVTVINQSTISGNSAGSDGGALNVQGTTTINNSTISGNTSARLGGAIDNGFESKLYINNSTVSGNSAGTRGGAIDNGGVITIKNSTFTENLAPDGAGISSFAREGESLVIKVGNSIISGNGELGNDVTGNYGSNFTGYVNPFVSYGNNLIGFGNVNNAFKQSGDAINILDPGLEPLADNGGLTQTHALSIDSPAINAGNNSLIPTGISEDQRGEPRIQQGFVDIGAFESNLTADLPLITLISTAFATEEGARGVFRVNRTGDPSNRLVIDLTAVAGEGLNPSDYNLRGVRGSFPNYSVIIPAGRSGVDITLTARRDRDIELPEDLTLTLEDGESYRVNTEARTATVSIVPETIIVSNTNDNGPGSLRNVINLANNAPGANTIELTG, encoded by the coding sequence ATGGCGACTGGATGTAACACGGGGGGGGTAGTAAATACTCCCTTAGCTTTTACAGAGGAAGTATTAGCGAGTTATCCTGGTGTGCTGGCGAGTTTCACGGTAAGTAGTACCAATGATAGTGGAGATGGGTCACTACGCGAGGCGATCGCACTGGCGAATGAAAGAGTTGGTGCTGATGTAATAGAGTTTGACGCTTCCTTAACGGGAGAAATGATTAGTTTAACTTCAGGAGAGTTACTGATTAGCGATGAGCTGGAAATTACTGGATTGGGAGCAGAAAATCTGACCATTGATGGTCAGGGTAACTCCCGTATCTTTAAGATAGATAACGACAATGAAGACCTTCAAATTCGAGCAGAGATAGAAGGTTTAACGATTACTGGCGGAAGGACTATTGAACAAGAAAGTGGAGCGGGTATTTTCAACAACGAAGCTCTAATTCTTAGCGATAGCGTTATTTCTGGAAACACCAGCAATTCTAGGGGCGGTGGGATTTATACCGCTGGAGAATTAACCGTAAACAATAGCGAAATTGATAACAACATTGCCCTAACATATGGTGGAGCGATTGGTTTTTCTGGGTCTAATAATACAGTCACCGTAATCAATCAAAGTACGATTTCAGGCAATAGTGCCGGTTCAGACGGCGGTGCTCTCAATGTCCAAGGTACCACAACTATTAACAATAGTACCATTTCAGGCAATACATCTGCAAGGCTTGGGGGTGCAATTGATAACGGTTTTGAGTCAAAACTCTATATCAACAACAGTACTGTCTCGGGTAACAGTGCAGGAACACGCGGTGGCGCTATCGATAACGGTGGAGTAATAACGATTAAAAATAGTACCTTCACCGAGAACTTAGCCCCCGATGGAGCTGGTATATCCAGTTTTGCTAGAGAGGGAGAGTCACTTGTAATCAAAGTCGGCAATAGTATTATCTCTGGTAATGGAGAGCTAGGCAATGACGTTACCGGAAACTATGGCAGCAACTTCACAGGTTACGTCAACCCCTTTGTCAGCTATGGCAATAATCTAATTGGTTTTGGCAATGTCAATAACGCCTTTAAGCAGTCAGGAGACGCAATTAACATCCTTGACCCAGGTTTAGAACCTTTAGCTGATAATGGTGGATTGACTCAAACTCACGCTTTGAGTATCGATAGTCCAGCTATTAACGCAGGTAATAACTCCTTGATTCCCACCGGAATTAGCGAAGATCAACGGGGTGAACCTAGAATCCAACAGGGTTTTGTAGATATTGGAGCCTTTGAGTCTAACTTGACGGCCGATCTACCGCTAATTACCCTTATTAGTACAGCCTTTGCTACAGAGGAAGGAGCCAGGGGTGTTTTTCGAGTTAATCGCACTGGAGATCCCAGCAACAGGCTAGTAATTGATTTAACCGCGGTAGCAGGAGAAGGTTTAAATCCTTCTGATTATAATCTGAGAGGAGTGAGAGGGAGTTTTCCCAATTATAGTGTGATTATTCCTGCGGGAAGATCTGGTGTCGATATTACTTTAACAGCCAGAAGAGACAGAGACATCGAATTACCAGAGGATCTTACTCTTACTCTAGAAGATGGAGAAAGCTATCGAGTTAATACTGAAGCACGCACAGCGACGGTATCGATCGTGCCAGAAACCATAATAGTTAGTAACACTAATGACAATGGTCCAGGTTCACTCCGAAATGTTATCAATCTAGCGAATAATGCCCCAGGCGCTAATACTATTGAGCTGACGGGGTGA
- a CDS encoding DUF4347 domain-containing protein has protein sequence MKTISLTPLRALSTKRRLIFIDQNVSDYQTLIQGVLPDSEVYLLDVQQDGISQITARLQGEPVDSIHLVAHGYPEGLVLGNSELNLKTLSDYASEIEQWTCDYLIIYGCQTGAQGQLIERLQELTGAAVAASSSEIGPQWRLDVTRGG, from the coding sequence ATGAAAACAATATCCTTAACGCCGCTTCGGGCATTATCAACCAAGCGACGTCTAATTTTTATTGACCAAAATGTCAGTGATTATCAGACGTTAATCCAAGGTGTGCTTCCCGATTCAGAGGTTTATCTACTCGATGTTCAACAAGATGGAATCAGTCAAATAACCGCAAGATTACAGGGGGAACCAGTAGACTCAATACACCTAGTCGCCCATGGTTATCCAGAGGGTTTAGTATTAGGAAATAGTGAGTTGAACCTGAAAACTCTTTCAGATTACGCTTCAGAGATAGAGCAGTGGACTTGTGACTATCTAATTATATATGGATGTCAAACAGGGGCTCAAGGGCAATTAATTGAGCGATTACAAGAGTTAACAGGGGCAGCTGTAGCTGCTTCTAGTTCAGAAATAGGACCGCAATGGCGACTGGATGTAACACGGGGGGGGTAG
- a CDS encoding serine/threonine-protein kinase, with protein MRRYHLLGLVGRGQFGEVFCAYDSLNHTVVAIKAIEQRRFSTQQFLRELRFIVTLNHPNIVSCQGITHHNSQRYLILDYCEGGTLRSLMNSGKLEYQDSLLIMMDVLAGLSQVHARGIVHCDLKPENILLTLIHSGWKAKLSDFGIAKGIGEKDFSVSMGDTGSPAYMAPERFYGKFFSVSDIYAAGIILYELIVGERPFSGTPKELIAAHMNQAPVIPKSVPFFLRSLLLRALEKLPQHRFQTAQAMQDSVSTALEIIKATHTRNVVKYSTSCLRSQVLESFSEAIVSIAAKGEELYLGQTRKILSKTGEINLNQPLIGLNLASQGCLAWCKDTHSHYLYQISLNQADLVLTIPSASLVSAVAPLGKWLSLAYNDRDPQLRLFDWHRGYYWSKSLSLLPTQILSLDNTHALVVFKTDNQSTEFKFVNRRGNWYEGFSLEIACEKLVVNRYYPYSLLGVEGDMGLLITFKPLRVSRFYLEFIPDFLVGEAWGYFLASNSGAIALLNPSGKILFREQLTLGQITAIASVSDGILLASVFENRAYLHRITW; from the coding sequence ATGCGACGATATCATCTTTTAGGATTAGTTGGACGTGGACAGTTTGGTGAAGTTTTTTGTGCTTATGATTCTCTTAATCATACCGTGGTAGCGATTAAAGCTATCGAACAGAGGCGCTTTTCTACTCAGCAATTTTTGCGAGAATTACGCTTTATAGTGACTCTGAATCATCCCAACATCGTATCTTGTCAAGGTATAACACATCACAACTCTCAGCGCTATCTAATTTTAGATTACTGCGAAGGAGGGACTTTACGCAGTTTGATGAACTCGGGTAAACTAGAATACCAAGACAGTTTACTCATTATGATGGATGTGCTCGCGGGTTTGTCACAAGTTCACGCTCGGGGTATCGTTCACTGTGATCTTAAACCAGAAAATATCTTACTAACTTTGATTCACAGCGGCTGGAAAGCTAAGCTTTCTGATTTTGGTATCGCTAAAGGGATTGGGGAAAAAGATTTCTCTGTTAGTATGGGGGATACAGGTTCCCCTGCTTACATGGCCCCAGAAAGATTTTATGGTAAATTTTTTTCAGTTTCCGATATTTATGCTGCAGGAATCATTTTATATGAGTTAATAGTAGGAGAGAGACCTTTTTCTGGTACCCCAAAAGAGTTAATTGCCGCCCACATGAATCAAGCGCCAGTTATCCCTAAGAGTGTACCTTTTTTTTTGCGCTCTTTGTTGCTTAGGGCTTTAGAAAAGTTGCCTCAACACCGTTTCCAGACTGCTCAAGCTATGCAGGATTCGGTAAGTACAGCTCTGGAAATAATTAAAGCGACGCATACTCGCAACGTAGTTAAATACAGTACAAGCTGTTTGCGATCGCAAGTACTCGAGAGTTTTTCTGAAGCCATTGTAAGTATTGCAGCGAAAGGAGAGGAATTATATTTAGGTCAAACTAGGAAGATTTTGAGTAAAACTGGGGAAATTAACCTCAATCAGCCCTTGATTGGTCTAAATTTAGCATCTCAGGGCTGTTTAGCTTGGTGTAAAGACACCCATAGTCATTATCTTTATCAGATTTCCCTGAATCAAGCTGATTTGGTGTTAACTATTCCTAGCGCTAGTTTAGTTAGTGCTGTGGCTCCTCTGGGTAAATGGTTGAGTTTAGCTTATAACGATCGCGATCCTCAATTAAGGCTATTCGATTGGCATCGGGGTTATTATTGGAGCAAGTCTTTATCTTTATTACCCACTCAGATACTCAGTCTGGATAATACTCACGCTTTAGTGGTTTTCAAAACAGATAATCAGAGTACGGAGTTTAAATTTGTAAACCGTCGTGGTAATTGGTACGAGGGGTTTAGTTTAGAAATAGCTTGTGAAAAGTTAGTAGTCAATAGATACTATCCCTATTCTCTCTTGGGAGTGGAGGGGGATATGGGATTATTAATTACTTTTAAACCCTTGAGGGTGTCTAGATTTTATCTGGAATTTATTCCGGATTTTCTCGTGGGAGAAGCGTGGGGCTATTTTTTGGCTAGTAATAGTGGTGCGATCGCTCTACTTAACCCCAGTGGTAAAATACTGTTTAGAGAGCAACTGACTTTGGGACAAATTACGGCGATCGCTTCTGTTTCTGATGGGATACTGCTAGCTAGCGTTTTTGAAAATCGAGCTTATTTACACAGAATCACCTGGTAG